The genomic segment aattaacatgttaaataatacaaaaaaataatttttgaaatatgtcaacaaaataaacataaataataatgtaaatttttatataatttttttattaatttttttatattataataatcttgcaatgtttttgaaaaactttgtttttaattgcaggtatttttttccttcaaatacgctgtaattattttaaatatttattttatcttctcttaattttatgaaaaataaaatgtatgtaatgcaccaaataatgttttaaagtatatgtaatctattaaaattaaaattgtagtcattaattttcttcttttattttcgttttttttaatatttcaccTCTGAAAATACTCTGATGATAAAGAActgtaaaaatatattcatattgACTCTGGTTAAGCAGTCTATGTCCACCCCATCCAtacttaacaaaattaatttgtgtataGAAAgactttaacttttttaatttaaatttcttaaaaaaactcGAGATTAATATAATTCActataattttgtatattaaatacaagtatttttttttttgtataaaaagtaATTCTATTGGAGTAAGACAAAATCACacgaagaaaaaaagtatttttccAGAGCAATTTAGAACaattatataacataataaGATTCATTGGAATTTGGTGGTtggtaatattatttatatctgTAAGATTTATAATGAGCAAATGAACAAAATGAAGAAGGGTAGAAGCATAAATTTCAAAGGAtcataatcaaatcaaatcataatatttaattgcttttggaggaaacattaaCTAATTTTACAATGGTTAGCAGTCTTTAATAATCTCTAAATGAccaaataaataagaaaaagataatgaattgaaatatttaaactaaaaaaaggaaaaggaataTCACATTTAGAATAGTAAagatttttaaatgaaatatttaaatagaatCTTAGTTATTTTTGGACACATTAATATTCCAggacaaacatttttttttttgagaagcCCATGAAGGACTTAACGTTGCGTTTCAGTGCTTAATAAATTGGGTATTTGGGTTTGGGATGAGGCTCTTCTCTTGTTACCACAGGGCGGCTAGGGTTTTACTTATCTTTTTTTCTCTGTTGTGATCTGTTTTATTTCTTACTAGACTTCACTGAGAAATTAAGAtggaagagttgttgttgatgaaATGAGATAGGGTTTAGATTGAGATTCTGATTGAATTGGCGTAACACATAATTAGGGTTCTGGATTAAAGAGGGATCGGTGACCAAAATGGCAAGCATGAACCCTTTTGATTTGTTGGGTGATGACGCAGAGGACCCATCTCAGCAAATTGTGGCTGAGCAGCTCAAGGTTGTCACTGCTGCTCCTAAGAAACCTCAGACGCAGCCCAACAAACCTGCTCAGCTTCCTTCCAAGCCAACCCCTCCTGCTCAGGCTGGTCTGTTTTCTTCCCTTCTTCTTTTACTTTTGCATTGGAATGTGCAATCTAACACATTCTTTTGCGGTTTTCCTTCGGTTTGAAATGTTTGTACTTGCACTCCTTCAATCTGCATCtttgatttgattttctttctgCAATTTGTCGATTTTCGTTTTATTTGGGTTGGGATATAATTAAAGCGGGCGATAAGGGCTGGTGTTCACATAGCCGGATAATTCTTTATTGGTGTTGTTTGCACACCGGGGGCTTTGAAGTTCTTTGAATGGATGGAAGATTTAGTTCTGATTGATTCTTAATTAGGATTGTAGTTTTTATTGAgaatatttttctcatttcttaatatcaatttttcaatGGTAACCGTTGAAGTCCATGAACATGGTTTATTTATGATCCCCTGAAgtctatttttttgtttgtgttacTGTCCGATATCTTATGTGCTCTCTGTTGATTTGTTGttcatttatgtttttgtgttaattttccttttcttgtaATAGTGAGGGAGGCAAGAAGTGACTCTTCACGTGGTGGACGTGGTGGTGGACGTGGAAGTGGACGTGGTCGTGGCCGCGGAGGCAGTGGTTTCAACAGAGACTACTCCAATGATGATAATTCATTTCCTCCCCATGCTGGTCAAGGTGCTCTTGATGGAGAGAGTGGGAGGTCTTCAGAAAGGTCTGGCTATGGTGGGCCTCGCGGTCCTTATCGTGGTGGTCGTGGGGGACGTGGAGGTTTTGGTGATGGGGAAGCTGGTGAAGATGGGCAACCACGACGAGTCTATGAACGTCGCAGTGGGACTGGACGCGGGTGAACATGATACTTGTAGCATATTTCTGGCTTGTTGAATAGACTTTTCGCTCATGTATTTAATATAGCTTGTTCTATTTGCAGAAATGAATTCAAACGGGAAGGTTATGGGAGAGGGAACTGGGGACTACCAACTGATGAACTTGCCCAGTAAGCTCTTCTTTTGGGACCCTGCACTACCCTCTGCACATGATTTCTGCTTAATACTATTTTGATGGATTTTTATTGATGCTTGTTCCTTTTCCTCTTTTGAATTTTACTTAGGGCAACTGATGAAGTAAATGAAACTGCTAAGAATTTTGGCGAAGAAAAGCCTTCAGGTGATAACGATGTTGCTGCTGATGGAAACAAGGAGAATCCTGCTAATGAGGCTGAAGAAAAAGAGCCTGAGGATAAGGTGATTGTTCAATTTGGTTTCAAGTGCTTTGATTTTCTCTTCATCTGCTTTTGTATAtcgttaattttgttttttactttttctgtgGACTCTTTTGTTTCAATTATATAACTGACCTAAAATGGAATCATCACTTTGCATGTGACCATCGATGTAAAGTGAGTTACAAATTGTAGGAATGATAATCCAATAAAGTTTAGCTTTGACTTTAAGCTATGGGTTCTCACTCATTGCTTAGGATgctttattctttatttgtttttgtactaATGTTATTTCTGTGCACATCTAAATCTTAACCTTGGGTTTTCAAAATTCCTGTGATAGTTCACTCGTTATTTATACCTCGGCAGAAGAAAGTCTCactttgattattttctttgattaaaaattgataattttccTTTTCAGTTTTGGGTTACATCTGCTATTGTATCCATGtgtattttttaacaatatactcttttatttttatgattgtatgTGGAATTTCTTGATTAAAGCTGGTTTGTTTTAACGCTGAATTGTATTTTTCCTTTTGGATAGGAAATGACTCTGGAGGAATATGAAAAAGTACTAGAAGAGAGAAGGAAGGCTTTGCAAGCACTTAAAACTGAGGAGAGAAAGGTGGATACCAAAGTTTTTGAATCCATGCAGCAGCTGTCAAACAAGAAAGACAATGATGACATCTTTATTAAGCTGGTGAGGTTTATGACTTTATGATtccataatttttgtttgtaattttcatatttaattttttgtatagCTTATGATATCCTTGACACTTggaatttttcttctttgaagGGATCTGATAAGGATAAGCGCAAAGACACTCTtgagaaggaagagaaagcCAAGAAGGTGTGACTTTGTTGCTCTTGTCTTATCTTTACTGGTGAATTACGTCATTTctgtttgttttaaattgtcACGACTTGTACTTGTCTccttattgattttattttactgCTTGTGCTATTTTTTCATTGGATTGTATGGATTATGGTTGGAaactcttctattttttttgttgtttttgcttCCATTTCATCCTTGAGATGATCTGTAAGATTGGCAGCTTAAATGTGGTAtatttcttcattatttttgaaTGTTGTGCACATGACCCtgttttttttgtcttttacaTACATTTTGTTGACTTTATCCCATTCTGTTTATTGGATTTCATGCTACTAGTCTGTCAGCATCAACGAGTTTCTGAAGCCACCAGAGGGTGAAAGCTTCTACAGCGCAGGTGGACGTGGGCGTGGTCGAGGACGTGGTGCAAGAGGTGGTTATGGTGGCTATCCAAACGCCAACGTTCCAGCTCCATCAATTGAAGATCCTGGGCAATTCCCTACTTTGGGTGTCAAGTGAGCATTTCAGTACTGTGCTGACATTTTTATGTACCTTGTCTCAATTTTGGTTCTCTGCTTTGAAGCAGGAAAAAAAACTATGGTAATTGGATTTCCTGTATGGGCaggtttttaatttaatttaacgtcttaaaatgtaaatttagaTTGTTTCTTTGTGCCCCTTATTTCCTTATATAGACGAAACGCATCCCCTGTTGTTATGTTTTACTTTTAGGGTCATTTTGCATTCCGGCTTAGACAAAACGAGGCTAGACCCCCTTTTCCTCGTATTTTAGATTGAACGCGcttctttttcttgaatctTTGTTTCGTATCAAGAACAACGCAAGGCCCATGTCAACAATATTCATTAAGTTCTCTGTTCAAAACCGGACAGCACTTTAAGCgtttaaaagaatattgttgTTTATTAATGGTTTAGTTGTCAGCACTTGCATTGACAGGCCCATCTTCTTTTGGAA from the Vigna angularis cultivar LongXiaoDou No.4 chromosome 3, ASM1680809v1, whole genome shotgun sequence genome contains:
- the LOC108326609 gene encoding RGG repeats nuclear RNA binding protein A, with protein sequence MASMNPFDLLGDDAEDPSQQIVAEQLKVVTAAPKKPQTQPNKPAQLPSKPTPPAQAVREARSDSSRGGRGGGRGSGRGRGRGGSGFNRDYSNDDNSFPPHAGQGALDGESGRSSERSGYGGPRGPYRGGRGGRGGFGDGEAGEDGQPRRVYERRSGTGRGNEFKREGYGRGNWGLPTDELAQATDEVNETAKNFGEEKPSGDNDVAADGNKENPANEAEEKEPEDKEMTLEEYEKVLEERRKALQALKTEERKVDTKVFESMQQLSNKKDNDDIFIKLGSDKDKRKDTLEKEEKAKKSVSINEFLKPPEGESFYSAGGRGRGRGRGARGGYGGYPNANVPAPSIEDPGQFPTLGVK